The genomic region GTGTTGAGAGTATTTATGAAATCACGAAAGAGGATTTGTATTTGTGTTACAAAACATTTTATCATCCTTCAAACATGGTACTATTTGTTGTTGGTGATGTTGATCCAACTCAAATATATGAACTCGTAAAGGCCCATGAAGATAAGCGTCAAATTACAGCACAACCAGATATTGTAAGAGATGCTTTAGCAGAGCCTTCGCATATCGAAGAACCCTATATTTCAGAATCAATGACCTTACAATCTTCGCGGCTAATGTTAGGTTTTAAAAATAAATTATATGACCTGACAGATTATCAACGTGTTAAAGAAGATATCGAACTGTCATTCTTTTTTGAAATGATTTATGGTGAAGAAACTGAATTTTATCAAGACTTACTCAATGATGAATTAATCGATGATACATTTAGTTATCAAACTGTTGTAGAGCCTTCGTATAGTTTTTCATTAATGACATCAGCAACTACTGATATTGATCAACTTAAAGCGCGTCTATTAACTGAATTAGACAACAAGCTTGGTCGGTTAAATGATCAAGAAGCATTTGATTTATTAAAGCGTCAGTTTATAGGTGAGTATATTTCAAGTCTTAATGCACCAGAGTATATTGCAAATCAATATACTAAATTTTATTTTGACGGGGTTAGTTTATTTGAATTATTAAATATCGTTGATGAAATCTCATTAGAAAGTTTAAATCAAACGGCACTAAAACGTATAGATTTAAATGAGATGGTAGATAGTCGATTGGAGATGAAATAGTGGCAAAAGCTCTTGTAGTTGGTGGTTCGGGAACGATAGGTCGTGCGATTACGCAGGACCTTCTTTCTTATGGATATGAAGTGATTATAACCTATTATCAAACGCCTATTGAAACATTGCAGACCCTTTATGAAAACCAGCCCGTTCAATTTATCAAAATGGATGCCTCATGTGTTATTGATTTAAATGAAACATTTCAACATATTCAAAATATTGATGTATTAGTTTATGCGAGTGGTAAAAGTCATTTTAGTTTACTTCAAGATGTTAAAGATGATGATATACATGAAGCATATATGATTCATGTCTTTAATTTGATTAAAGTAACACAATATTTTATTTCGCAATTAATGGCAAGTGAAGCGGGTCGTATCATTGTAATTTCATCTATATGGGGTGAGATGGGAGCTAGTATGGAGTCGATTTATTCAACTATGAAGGCGGCGCAAATTGGTTTTGTTAAAGCACTGAGTCAAGAACTTGTTAAAACAAATGTAACGATAAATGCTATTGCGCCTGGTGCTGTAGAAGGGGCAATGACCAATGCTTTAGCTACAGAGGATTACCATACATTATTAGAGGCGTTACCACAAAATAGACTCATACAGCCAAATGAAATTGCACATGTCACACGTTACTTATTATCTAAACAGGCAAAAAGCATTACTGGTACAGTACAAAGGATTAATGGTGGATGGTATTTATAATTTGTTATAATAAATACAAATCTATCATTTGAAACTAAAGGGGTGACGATGGATGATACAAAGGGAAAAAAAAGAGTGGTATTTAGAATATAACATCAATATCAATCGCGAAGGTTTATTAGGTGATGTGTCAAGTTTATTAGGTATGATGGGAATTAATATCGGTGCAATTAATGGTATCGATAAATCGATAAGAGCTTTTATAATCAAGTCAGATAATCATGAAAAAGTCAAACGATTTGAGACATTACTAAAAGAAATTGATGATATTTCATTGCGTGTTTTACGTGAACCTGAACTAAAAGATCGTCTTGCAGTTAGACATGGTCGTTTTGTAAAGCAAGATAAACATAATAAAAAAATTTTTCGTTTTGAACGGGATGATTTAGGATTATTAGTTGATTTTATGGCTGAGATTTTCAAAGAGGATGGCCATAAATTAATTGGCATACGAGGAATGCCACGTGTCGGTAAAACGGAATCAATTGTTGCAGGCAGTGTCTCAGCGCATAAAAAATGGTTGTTTATTAGTTCGACGCTTATTAAACAAACAGTCAGAAGTTCGCTGATTAAGGGAGAATATGATAAAAACCACGTTTATATTATTGACGGAGCAGTTACTGCACGTGAACGAAATCCAAAGCATCAACAACTTGTTAATGAAGTAATGACACTGCCTTCAGTCAAAGTAGTTGAACATCCAGATTTGTTTGTTGAGACGAGTGATTATATTATGGATGATTTTGATTATATTATTGAGTTAAGGGCTGAAGAAAACCAAGAAATTGAATACGATGAGATGAAACAAAAAACGGTAAAAAGTAAAAATAATCTAGATTTCGGTGACCCTTTTGGAGGGTTTGGAGATGGATTTGGATCGTTTTAGAAGGAGTGATGTACTTTGAAGTTAATTGGCGAAGTTTTAAAAGGAAAAAGGGAACGACTAGGAATGACACTTAATGAACTGGAAAAACGTACGCATATTCAAAGGCACGTGCTTATGAGTATCGAAAAAAATGAATTTGAAATATTGAATCATCCTGAATATGTCCGAGGATTTATTAAAAAATATGCACAAGTCGTTAACACAGACAGTCAGCATTTGTTAGAACAACATCAAGAAGAGCTTCCCGCTATTCATAAAAGTGCACAAGAAGCGTTAGTGCAATTGTCAAATCAAAGTACATTAACGAATCAAACTGAAGACAATCAAGCTAAACAATTAAGTTTAATTTTAATTATCTTTTTTGTAGTAACAGCAGTATTTTGGGGGCTACTCACATTTATGTTATAATATAATAATATGTAAAAGATATTGAAAAGAGGAAAAAACATGAATATACCTAATCAAATAACACTATTTCGTGTCATTTTAATTCCACTTTTTATGTTATTTGCATTAGTTGATTTTGGTTTTGGTCAAGTGCAAATATTGGATGGACAATCTGTACGTCTGGAGTTTTTAATCAGTGGTATTATTTTTATAGTAGCTTCATTAAGTGATTTTGT from Staphylococcus felis harbors:
- the yfmH gene encoding EF-P 5-aminopentanol modification-associated protein YfmH yields the protein MRKAHYEQIDETVYQATLDNGLNVFIIPKRDFQKTFVTYTTQFGSLDSKFKPHQSDDFVTVPDGVAHFLEHKLFEKEEVDLFTEFAEHDAQVNAFTTFDRTSYLFSATNHIHDNIIRLLNMVETPYFTEESVEKEKGIIAEEIKMYQEQPGYRLMFNTLKGLYHQHPVKVDIAGSVESIYEITKEDLYLCYKTFYHPSNMVLFVVGDVDPTQIYELVKAHEDKRQITAQPDIVRDALAEPSHIEEPYISESMTLQSSRLMLGFKNKLYDLTDYQRVKEDIELSFFFEMIYGEETEFYQDLLNDELIDDTFSYQTVVEPSYSFSLMTSATTDIDQLKARLLTELDNKLGRLNDQEAFDLLKRQFIGEYISSLNAPEYIANQYTKFYFDGVSLFELLNIVDEISLESLNQTALKRIDLNEMVDSRLEMK
- the ymfI gene encoding elongation factor P 5-aminopentanone reductase, which encodes MAKALVVGGSGTIGRAITQDLLSYGYEVIITYYQTPIETLQTLYENQPVQFIKMDASCVIDLNETFQHIQNIDVLVYASGKSHFSLLQDVKDDDIHEAYMIHVFNLIKVTQYFISQLMASEAGRIIVISSIWGEMGASMESIYSTMKAAQIGFVKALSQELVKTNVTINAIAPGAVEGAMTNALATEDYHTLLEALPQNRLIQPNEIAHVTRYLLSKQAKSITGTVQRINGGWYL
- a CDS encoding DUF3388 domain-containing protein, with the translated sequence MIQREKKEWYLEYNININREGLLGDVSSLLGMMGINIGAINGIDKSIRAFIIKSDNHEKVKRFETLLKEIDDISLRVLREPELKDRLAVRHGRFVKQDKHNKKIFRFERDDLGLLVDFMAEIFKEDGHKLIGIRGMPRVGKTESIVAGSVSAHKKWLFISSTLIKQTVRSSLIKGEYDKNHVYIIDGAVTARERNPKHQQLVNEVMTLPSVKVVEHPDLFVETSDYIMDDFDYIIELRAEENQEIEYDEMKQKTVKSKNNLDFGDPFGGFGDGFGSF
- a CDS encoding helix-turn-helix domain-containing protein, encoding MKLIGEVLKGKRERLGMTLNELEKRTHIQRHVLMSIEKNEFEILNHPEYVRGFIKKYAQVVNTDSQHLLEQHQEELPAIHKSAQEALVQLSNQSTLTNQTEDNQAKQLSLILIIFFVVTAVFWGLLTFML